One part of the Pseudomonas sp. MYb118 genome encodes these proteins:
- the phoR gene encoding phosphate regulon sensor histidine kinase PhoR — MLLLVTACLAIGLITGYYGWSLAAGLGLYLAWTLKQLLRLHEWLRLHKPDEAPPDGYGLWGEVFDSIYHLQRRDQRVRGRLQAVIDRVQESTAALKDAVIMLDTDGNLEWWNRAAETLLGLKTPQDSGQPVTNLVRHPRFKEYFEQDNYAEPLEIPSPTNDRVRIQLYITRYGNNEHLMLVRDVTRIHQLEQMRKDFIANVSHELRTPLTVICGYLETLLDNVEEVNPRWSRALQQMQQQGGRMQTLLNDLLLLAKLEATDYPSDNHPVVIDGLLQSIKSDAQQLSGQKNQRITLEADASINLKGSEAELRSAFSNLVFNAVKYTPAEGNIRIRWWGDEQGAHLSVQDSGIGIDSKHLPRLTERFYRVDSSRNSNTGGTGLGLAIVKHVLLRHRARMEISSVPGHGSTFTCHFAPAQVSKSRAISTTD; from the coding sequence ATGCTGCTACTGGTCACCGCCTGCCTGGCGATCGGCCTGATTACCGGTTATTACGGCTGGAGCCTCGCGGCAGGCCTGGGCCTTTACCTGGCCTGGACCCTCAAGCAATTGCTGCGTCTGCACGAGTGGCTGCGCCTGCACAAACCCGATGAAGCACCACCCGACGGCTATGGCCTGTGGGGTGAAGTGTTCGACAGCATCTATCACCTGCAACGCCGCGACCAACGGGTGCGCGGGCGCCTGCAAGCGGTGATCGACCGGGTGCAGGAGTCCACCGCCGCACTGAAAGACGCGGTGATCATGCTCGACACCGACGGCAACCTGGAATGGTGGAACCGCGCCGCCGAAACCCTGCTGGGCCTCAAGACGCCCCAGGACAGCGGCCAGCCGGTGACCAACCTGGTACGCCACCCGCGCTTCAAGGAATACTTCGAGCAGGACAACTACGCAGAACCCCTGGAAATCCCCTCGCCAACCAACGACCGCGTACGCATTCAGCTGTACATCACCCGCTACGGCAACAATGAACACTTGATGCTGGTGCGCGACGTGACGCGTATCCATCAGCTGGAACAGATGCGCAAGGACTTCATCGCCAACGTCTCCCACGAGCTGCGCACGCCGCTGACGGTGATCTGCGGCTACCTGGAAACCCTGCTCGACAACGTCGAAGAAGTGAACCCGCGCTGGAGCCGTGCCCTGCAACAGATGCAGCAGCAAGGCGGGCGCATGCAGACGCTGCTCAATGACCTGTTGCTGCTGGCCAAGCTGGAAGCCACCGATTACCCGTCGGACAACCACCCGGTGGTCATCGACGGTTTGTTGCAGTCGATCAAGAGCGACGCCCAGCAGTTGTCCGGGCAGAAGAACCAGCGCATCACCCTGGAAGCCGACGCGTCGATCAACCTCAAGGGCAGCGAGGCGGAACTGCGCAGCGCGTTTTCCAACCTGGTGTTCAACGCGGTGAAATACACCCCGGCCGAGGGCAACATCCGCATTCGCTGGTGGGGCGATGAACAAGGCGCGCACCTGAGCGTGCAGGATTCCGGCATCGGCATCGACAGCAAACACCTGCCGCGCCTGACCGAACGCTTCTACCGGGTGGACTCCAGCCGCAACTCCAACACCGGTGGCACCGGCCTCGGGCTGGCCATCGTCAAGCACGTGCTGCTGCGC